A stretch of the Siniperca chuatsi isolate FFG_IHB_CAS linkage group LG24, ASM2008510v1, whole genome shotgun sequence genome encodes the following:
- the LOC122872321 gene encoding chloride intracellular channel protein 4 isoform X2, with the protein MSWYDTAVKKLGFPTIELFVKAGSDGESIGNCPFSQRLFMILWLKGVIFNVTTVDLKRKPADLQDLAPGTNPPFVTFNGEVKVDVNKIEEFLEEKLTPPRYPRLAPKHPEANTAGIDVFAKFSAYIKNPRKDTNDALEKALLKSLRRLDDFLRTLLPEEIDADASGDLPESSRSFLDGSELTLADCNLLPKLHILKVVAKKYRGFDIPAEMTGVWRYLNCAYQREEFTSTCPAEREIEFAYLDVAKRIK; encoded by the exons gcgGGAAGTGATGGGGAGAGCATTGGTAACTGTCCATTCTCTCAGAGACTCTTCATGATCCTGTGGCTTAAAGGAGTCATCTTCAACGTCACCACTGTCGACCTCAAACG GAAGCCGGCTGACCTGCAGGACCTCGCTCCAGGAACCAACCCTCCTTTTGTGACCTTTAATGGCGAGGTCAAGGTCGATGTCAACAAGATAGAGGAGTTCCTGGAGGAGAAACTGACCCCACCACG CTACCCCAGACTGGCTCCCAAACATCCTGAAGCCAACACAGCTGGCATTGATGTGTTCGCCAAGTTCTCAGCTTACATCAAAAACCCGAGGAAAGACACCAACGAtg CCTTAGAGAAAGCCTTGTTGAAGTCTCTCCGGCGTCTTGATGACTTCCTGAGGACTCTCCTGCCTGAGGAGATTGATGCTGATGCCTCAGGAGACCTGCCTGAGTCCTCCAGGAGCTTCCTAGACGGGTCTGAGCTCACCCTGGCCGACTGCAACCTTCTGCCTAAACTACACATCCTTAAG GTCGTAGCCAAGAAATACCGTGGCTTTGATATTCCAGCGGAGATGACAGGGGTGTGGAGGTATTTAAACTGCGCCTATCAGAGAGAGGAGTTCACAAGCACCTGCCCAGCTGAGAGGGAGATCGAATTTGCCTATCTGGATGTTGCAAAACGAATCAAATAA